In Coregonus clupeaformis isolate EN_2021a chromosome 15, ASM2061545v1, whole genome shotgun sequence, one genomic interval encodes:
- the LOC121582777 gene encoding heterogeneous nuclear ribonucleoprotein D0 isoform X1, translating into MSEGLETGEDPTVVKMKEYGEVSSEEQIPTAAEGDQAGESEGSKIDGSKNEEDEGKMFVGGLSWDTTKMDLKDYFSKFGEVVDCTLKLDPTTGRSRGFGFVLFKAADSVDKVVLQKNHKLNGKVIDPKKAKAMKNKEPIRKVFVGGLSPDTPEEKIREYFGTFGEVESIELPMETKTNKRRGFCFITFKEEERVKMIMEKKYHNIGLSKCEIKVAMSKEQYQQQHWGGGGRGGYSSRPRGRGGPNQNCWNQGYANYWNQGYGNNYSNNYGNYGYNNQGYGYYGGYDNFGYNNYYGGYGDYSTDQQGGYGKSPRRGGHQNNYKPY; encoded by the exons ATGTCCGAGGGCCTTGAAACCGGCGAAGATCCAACTGTGGTGAAAATGAAGGAGTACGGAGAGGTTAGCAGCGAGGAGCAGATACCGACGGCTGCAGAGGGAGATCAGGCAGGAGAATCCGAGGGCTCAAAGATTGATGGCAGCAAAAACGAAGAGGATGAGGG GAAAATGTTTGTTGGTGGTCTGAGCTGGGACACAACAAAGATGGATTTGAAGGATTACTTCTCCAAGTTTGGGGAGGTGGTAGACTGCACCCTGAAACTTGACCCCACAACAGGCCGGTCCCGGGGGTTTGGCTTTGTCCTGTTTAAAGCAGCTGACAGCGTTGATAAG GTGGTCTTACAGAAGAACCACAAGCTGAATGGGAAGGTGATCGACCCTAAGAAGGCCAAGgccatgaagaacaaggagccCATCAGGAAGGTCTTTGTGGGAGGTCTTTCTCCAGACACCCCCGAGGAGAAGATCAGAGAATACTTTGGTACCTTTGGAGAG GTGGAGTCCATTGAGCTCCCCATGGAAACCAAAACCAACAAGAGACGAGGCTTCTGCTTCATCACCTTCAAAGAGGAGGAGCGAGTGAAGATGATCATGGAGAAAAAGTACCACAATATAGGATTAAGCAAG TGTGAGATAAAGGTGGCCATGTCCAAGGAGCAGTACCAGCAGCAGcactggggaggaggaggcagagggggATACTCCTCCAGGCCTCGAGGCAGAGGGG GACCCAATCAGAATTGTTGGAACCAGGGTTATGCCAACTACTGGAACCAAGGTTACGGAAACAACTACAGCAATAACTACGGCAATTATGGCTACAACAACCAAGGCTATGGATACTACGGTGGCTATGACAACTTTGGTTACAACAACTATTACGGTGGATATGGTGACTACAGCA CAGACCAGCAGGGTGGTTATGGGAAGTCCCCCAGACGAGGTGGTCACCAAAACAATTACAAGCCATATTGA
- the LOC121582775 gene encoding vesicle-associated membrane protein 8 isoform X2, with protein MADYSSQQPASSKLDSVQGQVNEVKVILKDNIDKVLERGERLDDLVDKTHDLQATADSFQRTSTRVARKYWWKNAKMMIIIGVIVLIILILIILFATGVIPS; from the exons ATG GCTGACTACAGTTCTCAACAGCCAGCCTCCTCTAAGCTGGACTCTGTGCAGGGCCAAGTCAACGAAGTCAAAGTTATACTCAAAGACAACATTGACAAAGtgctggagaggggagagagattagATGACTTGGTTGACAAGACACATGACCTACAAGCAACC GCAGACTCCTTTCAGAGGACATCCACACGGGTAGCTCGGAAGTACTGGTGGAAGAACGCCAAGATGATGATCATCATTGGAGTGATAGTGCtgatcatcctcatcctcatcatcctgTTTGCTACAGGTGTCATCCCCAGTTAA
- the LOC121582775 gene encoding vesicle-associated membrane protein 7 isoform X1: MPIVYCCVARSNIILADLALRGGRFQEAALSFLRPFPFGALYRRTIPLDGFRYHILSEDGMSYVCVTELSYESRRAHEFLNQICSFFANSPLIKKAAFAQPYEFSSDLHQVLGQLMADYSSQQPASSKLDSVQGQVNEVKVILKDNIDKVLERGERLDDLVDKTHDLQATADSFQRTSTRVARKYWWKNAKMMIIIGVIVLIILILIILFATGVIPS, from the exons ATGCCAATAGTGTACTGCTGTGTAGCAAGAAGCAACATCATCCTTGCTGATCTTGCTCTCAGAGGTGGAAGGTTTCAG GAGGCAGCATTGAGTTTTCTGAGACCTTTTCCGTTTGGAGCTCTGTATCGAAGGACCATACCATTGGATGG GTTCAGATACCACATCCTGTCAGAGGATGGAATGTCCTATGTCTGTGTCACAGAGCTCAGCTATGAGTCCAGGAGGGCCCATGAATTCCTTAACCAG ATCTGCAGTTTCTTTGCTAACAGCCCCCTGATAAAGAAAGCGGCCTTTGCCCAGCCATATGAATTCAGCTCTGACCTGCATCAGGTGCTTGGACAGCTGATG GCTGACTACAGTTCTCAACAGCCAGCCTCCTCTAAGCTGGACTCTGTGCAGGGCCAAGTCAACGAAGTCAAAGTTATACTCAAAGACAACATTGACAAAGtgctggagaggggagagagattagATGACTTGGTTGACAAGACACATGACCTACAAGCAACC GCAGACTCCTTTCAGAGGACATCCACACGGGTAGCTCGGAAGTACTGGTGGAAGAACGCCAAGATGATGATCATCATTGGAGTGATAGTGCtgatcatcctcatcctcatcatcctgTTTGCTACAGGTGTCATCCCCAGTTAA
- the LOC121582777 gene encoding heterogeneous nuclear ribonucleoprotein D0 isoform X2, producing MFPIWLVSSALKKGQVAILFHNFDISSHRWVTSMRKMFVGGLSWDTTKMDLKDYFSKFGEVVDCTLKLDPTTGRSRGFGFVLFKAADSVDKVVLQKNHKLNGKVIDPKKAKAMKNKEPIRKVFVGGLSPDTPEEKIREYFGTFGEVESIELPMETKTNKRRGFCFITFKEEERVKMIMEKKYHNIGLSKCEIKVAMSKEQYQQQHWGGGGRGGYSSRPRGRGGPNQNCWNQGYANYWNQGYGNNYSNNYGNYGYNNQGYGYYGGYDNFGYNNYYGGYGDYSTDQQGGYGKSPRRGGHQNNYKPY from the exons ATGTTCCCGATATGGCTAGTTAGCTCAGCGTTGAAGAAGGGACAAGTAGCTATTTTGTTTCATAATTTTGACATTTCCTCGCATCGTTGGGTAACTTCTATGAG GAAAATGTTTGTTGGTGGTCTGAGCTGGGACACAACAAAGATGGATTTGAAGGATTACTTCTCCAAGTTTGGGGAGGTGGTAGACTGCACCCTGAAACTTGACCCCACAACAGGCCGGTCCCGGGGGTTTGGCTTTGTCCTGTTTAAAGCAGCTGACAGCGTTGATAAG GTGGTCTTACAGAAGAACCACAAGCTGAATGGGAAGGTGATCGACCCTAAGAAGGCCAAGgccatgaagaacaaggagccCATCAGGAAGGTCTTTGTGGGAGGTCTTTCTCCAGACACCCCCGAGGAGAAGATCAGAGAATACTTTGGTACCTTTGGAGAG GTGGAGTCCATTGAGCTCCCCATGGAAACCAAAACCAACAAGAGACGAGGCTTCTGCTTCATCACCTTCAAAGAGGAGGAGCGAGTGAAGATGATCATGGAGAAAAAGTACCACAATATAGGATTAAGCAAG TGTGAGATAAAGGTGGCCATGTCCAAGGAGCAGTACCAGCAGCAGcactggggaggaggaggcagagggggATACTCCTCCAGGCCTCGAGGCAGAGGGG GACCCAATCAGAATTGTTGGAACCAGGGTTATGCCAACTACTGGAACCAAGGTTACGGAAACAACTACAGCAATAACTACGGCAATTATGGCTACAACAACCAAGGCTATGGATACTACGGTGGCTATGACAACTTTGGTTACAACAACTATTACGGTGGATATGGTGACTACAGCA CAGACCAGCAGGGTGGTTATGGGAAGTCCCCCAGACGAGGTGGTCACCAAAACAATTACAAGCCATATTGA
- the LOC121582778 gene encoding heterogeneous nuclear ribonucleoprotein D-like — translation METEGQVDFSTDEFPEGSKINASKNQQDDGKMFIGGLSWDTSKTDLMDYLSKFGEVLDCTIKTDLMTGRSRGFGFVLFKDAESVDRVLELKEHKLDGKLIDPKRAKAMKGKEPPKKVFVGGLSPDTPEEEIREYFGAFGDIDSVELPMDTKTNERRGFCFVTYCEEIPVQKLLECRYHQVGGGKCEIKVAQPKEVYRQQQQHRGERGGYGGGGGYRGRGRGGQSNYNEGYNGYYGQNYGSYGNGYNQGYNGYTGYDYSGYNYNSYGYGQGYDDYNGQQSSYGKASREVTTHQNNYQPY, via the exons ATGGAAACCGAAGGCCAAGTTGACTTCAGCACAGACGAGTTTCCAGAGGGCTCCAAGATAAACGCAAGTAAAAACCAGCAGGATGACGG CAAGATGTTCATCGGAGGGCTCAGTTGGGACACCAGCAAAACGGACCTCATGGATTACCTTTCGAAGTTTGGAGAGGTTCTAGACTGCACCATCAAAACAGACCTGATGACGGGCCGGTCCCGGGGCTTCGGCTTTGTCCTCTTCAAAGACGCAGAGAGTGTAGACAGG GTTTTGGAGCTGAAGGAGCACAAGCTGGACGGGAAGCTGATCGACCCAAAGAGGGCCAAAGCCATGAAGGGGAAGGAGCCGCCCAAGAAGGTGTTTGTTGGAGGCCTCAGCCCAGACACCCCGGAGGAGGAGATCAGGGAATACTTTGGTGCTTTTGGAGAT ATTGACAGCGTCGAGCTTCCCATGGACACCAAAACCAATGAGCGACGCGGGTTCTGTTTCGTGACCTACTGTGAGGAGATCCCTGTCCAGAAGCTGTTGGAGTGCAGATACCACCAAGTTGGGGGCGGAAAG TGTGAAATCAAAGTGGCCCAGCCCAAAGAAGTGTACAGacagcagcaacaacacagaggagagagggggggctaCGGAGGAGGCGGAGGATACAGGGGCCGGGGACGAGGAG GTCAGAGTAACTACAACGAGGGTTACAACGGCTACTACGGCCAGAACTATGGTAGCTACGGCAACGGATACAACCAAGGATACAATGGCTACACAGGCTATGACTACTCTGGCTATAACTATAATAGTTATGGTTATGGACAGGGATACGACGACTACAATG GCCAGCAGAGCAGCTATGGGAAGGCCTCTCGAGAGGTCACAACCCACCAGAACAACTACCAGCCTTACTGA